A window from Garra rufa chromosome 14, GarRuf1.0, whole genome shotgun sequence encodes these proteins:
- the rps5 gene encoding small ribosomal subunit protein uS7 gives MAEDWEAVPAVAETPEIKLFGKWSTDDVQINDISLQDYIAVKEKYAKYLPHSSGRYAAKRFRKAQCPIVERVTNSMMMHGRNNGKKLLTVRIVKHAFEIIHLLTGENPLQILVNAIINSGPREDSTRIGRAGTVRRQAVDVSPLRRVNQAIWLLCTGAREAAFRNIKTIAECLADELINAAKGSSNSYAIKKKDELERVAKSNR, from the exons ATGGCTGAAGATTGGGAGGCTGTACCTGCTGTTGCTGAAACACCAGAGATCAAACTCTTTGGCAAATGGAGCACAGATGATGTGCAGATCAATGATATCTCCCTGCAG GATTACATTGCCGTGAAGGAGAAATATGCCAAATACCTCCCTCATTCCAGCGGCAGATACGCAGCCAAGCGTTTCCGTAAGGCTCAGTGTCCCATTGTGGAGCGCGTCACTAACTCCATGATGATGCACGGACGCAACAACGGCAAGAAACTGCTGACCGTCCGCATCGTGAAACACGCCTTCGAGATCATCCACCTGCTCACCGGCGAG AATCCTCTGCAGATTCTGGTGAACGCCATCATCAACAGCGGCCCTCGTGAGGACTCCACTCGTATCGGACGTGCTGGAACCGTGAGGAGACAGGCTGTTGATGTGTCCCCTCTGCGCAGAGTCAACCAG GCCATCTGGCTGCTCTGCACTGGTGCAAGAGAAGCTGCTTTCAGGAACATCAAGACTATTGCAGAGTGTCTTGCCGATGAGCTCATCAATGCCGCCAAG GGTTCCTCCAACTCTTACGCCATCAAGAAGAAAGATGAGCTGGAGAGAGTGGCCAAATCCAACCGTTAA
- the lypc gene encoding sperm acrosome membrane-associated protein 4-like produces MSQMFRCILFFCLLPSVVPLFCYTCVFPAISPLDCLKFPTMCPPGQLCLSSKAVAQRGDFQVVLYEKSCVLPALCGLKGEKFAMGLNFTFTNDCCDTTLCNGVSSSSAFIWFSNLLSLLLTLFYSK; encoded by the exons ATGTCGCAGATGTTTAGATGCATTCTCTTCTTTTGTCTTCTCCCATCTGTGG TTCCTCTGTTCTGTTATACGTGTGTTTTTCCTGCTATATCACCACTGGACTGTCTCAAGTTCCCTACTATGTGTCCACCGGGTCAGCTCTGCCTTTCTAGCAAAGCTGTAGCACAGCGGG GGGACTTTCAGGTCGTCTTGTATGAAAAGAGCTGTGTTCTTCCTGCTCTGTGTGGACTAAAAGGAGAGAAGTTTGCAATGGGTTTGAACTTCACTTTCACCAATGACTGTTGTGATACTACACTCTGCAATGGCGTCTCAAGCAGTTCTGCTTTCATCTGGTTCAGCAACCTGCTCTCACTTCTTCTGACATTGTTTTATTCAAAGtaa